The following proteins come from a genomic window of Eleginops maclovinus isolate JMC-PN-2008 ecotype Puerto Natales chromosome 8, JC_Emac_rtc_rv5, whole genome shotgun sequence:
- the LOC134868891 gene encoding transmembrane protein 230-like: MLGAGLSNNKVKYSRLAADDDGYIDLQFKKSPPKVPYKAIALAIFLFMIGSLLIIFGALLLSGTIKVENPDRTIPVIIIGVLVFLPGFYHLRIAYYAAKGYRGYSYDDIPDFGD; this comes from the exons ATGTTGGGGGCTGGACTATCCAACAACAAGGTCAAGTATTCCCGTCTGGCAGCTGATGACGACGGTTACATCGACTTACAG TTCAAGAAAAGCCCACCAAAGGTCCCCTACAAGGCAATCGCGCTGGCAATATTCCTGTTTATGATTGGCTCCTTACTGATAATCTTCGGGGCTCTTCTTCTGTCAGGAACCATAAAAGTGGAG AACCCAGACCGCACCATTCCTGTCATCATCATAGGGGTGCTCGTTTTCCTTCCTGGATTTTACCATTTGAGGATTGCCTACTACGCCGCAAAGGGTTACCGGGGTTACTCGTACGACGACATCCCAGATTTTGGCGACTGA